In one Gopherus evgoodei ecotype Sinaloan lineage chromosome 1, rGopEvg1_v1.p, whole genome shotgun sequence genomic region, the following are encoded:
- the LOC115644397 gene encoding taste receptor type 2 member 8-like: MFISFYTIGQIISLAEIIIGIFGNGFIAVIYCIDWVKSRKLFSCDQILTCLAMSRILLQGIFTANIVINIFAPGTFHLNQVQKSLSFLWFFANIADLWFTACLGIFYCVKITICNQPLFLRMKQKISVMVPKLLLWSLLVSFVTSIPLIWGEYSFYLCITTGHLFSNSTVEDKTWDVSYFYFDLLYSAASFIPFIIFLTTSTLLISSLWRHTRNMQCNTTSFWDPNTKAHVSAIKALISCLILYIFYFVAVTVFALPSCLTDRNWTPTITSMVLAAYPSGHSLILILINPKLKQALVRILQIIKCHLKGEIF; encoded by the coding sequence atgtttatttcattttatacCATTGGCCAAATCATTTCATTGGCAGAGATCATCATAGGGATATTTGGAAATGGATTTATTGCAGTCATTTATTGCATTGACTGGGTCAAAAGCAGAAAACTATTTTCATGTGACCAGATCTTGACCTGTTTAGCCATGTCCAGAATTCTCTTGCAGGGGATATTTACAGCAAATATCGTCATCAACATCTTTGCTCCTGGGACATTTCATTTGAATCAAGTACAGAAATCTCTCAGCTTCCTGTGGTTCTTTGCAAACATTGCTGATCTCTGGTTCACTGCCTGCCTTGGCATTTTCTACTGTGTGAAGATCACCATCTGCAACCAGCCCCTCTTCCTTCGAATGAAGCAGAAAATCTCTGTGATGGTCCCCAAGCTGCTCCTGTGGTCACTGCTGGTCTCCTTTGTTACCTCTATCCCATTGATCTGGGGTGAGTACAGCTTTTACCTTTGCATCACAACAGGGCATCTTTTCAGTAACAGCACTGTGGAAGATAAAACCTGGGATGTCTCATACTTTTACTTCGATCTTCTGTACAGTGCAGCATCTTTCATTCCTTTTATCATATTTTTGACAACATCCACCCTGTTAATTTCCTCTCTTTGGAGACACACTAGGAACATGCAGTGCAATACAACCAGCTTCTGGGACCCCAATACAAAGGCCCATGTAAGTGCCATTAAAGCTCTGATCTCTTGCCTTATTCTCTATATTTTCTATTTTGTAGCTGTGACTGTATTCGCATTACCTTCTTGTTTGACTGATCGCAACTGGACACCTACAATCACTTCCATGGTCCTTGCTGCTTACCCCTCAGGGCACTCCCTTATCCTGATTCTAATTAATCCCAAACTGAAGCAGGCATTGGTGAGGATTCTGCAGATTATCAAGTGCCATCTGAAAGGagaaattttttaa